A segment of the Streptomyces sp. Tu 2975 genome:
GTCTGGGTGATCTCGGCCCGCTGCTTCTCGTCGAGTCCGGTCAGCCGCCCCTCGAGGCGCGCCATCTCGCCCGCCACCACGTCGGCGGCCATGGTGCGCAGGGCGACCACGGTCGGCGTGATGTGCGCGGCACGCTGGGCGGCGCCGAAGGCGGCGACCTCGTCGGAGACGATCGAGCGGACCTGGTCCACGTCGGCGGCCATGGGCGCGTCGGCCGAGGCCTCCGCGAGGGACTCGATGTCGACGAGACGTACGCCCGCGAGGCGGTGGACGGCGGCGTCGATGTCCCTCGGCATCGCCAGGTCCAGCAGCCCGAGCCGTACCGGCCCGGTGCCGTGCGCGATGACGGTGCGGTCCGCCTCACGCGGGGCACGTGAGCCGTTGTCGACCCAGGCGCCGTGCTGGGCGAGGGAGTCGTCGGGCCCGACGGGGCACTCGGCGGCGTCCGCGACGGCGGGCTCGATGCCCGGGGCAACATCCGCGGCGCCGAAGGTCGCCGCGCTCTCCGCGCCCTGCTCCACGGCGGAGACCGGCGCGTCGGCGTCGGCGGCGGCGGGCGGCACCCCGGGAAGGCCCGCGAGGTCGTCGTGGCGTCCGGGCAGCTCGGCCACCCGTCCGTCGCGCGCCGCGACGGCGGCAAGGCGGGCGACCAGGCTTCCTTCGGGGGCGCGCAGGTCCTCGGGGACCGCCGCGCCGGGAACCATGTGCTGCGCGAGCGCCGCCGCGACCGACTCGGCAGTCAGCACCAGGCCCGTCGCGCCGGTGCAGGACACGGCGACGTCGGCCAGGGCGAGCTCGGCGGGCACGTCGGACATGCGCACGGCGCGCGCGCTCACACCGCCCTCGGACAGCACCGCGGCCAGCCGCTCCGCGCGCTCCATGGTCCGGTTGGCGACGACGAGTTCCCGTACGCCGAGGCGCGCCAGCGTCGTGGCGGCCAGCGAGGACATCGAGCCGGCGCCGATGACCAGCGCCTTCCGGTCCCGCGCCCAGGTCTCGACCGGCTCGCCCGCGGCGAGCTGCTCGAGACCGAAGGTGACGAGCGACTGCCCGGCCCGGTCGATCCCGGTCTCGCTGTGGGCGCGCTTGCCGACCCGCAGTGCCTGCTGGAACAGGTCGTTGATCAGCCGCCCGGCGGTGTGCAGTTCCTGCCCGAGCGCCAGCGCGTCCTTGATCTGGCCGAGGATCTGCCCCTCGCCGACGACCATGGAGTCCAGGCCACATGCCACCGAGAAGAGGTGGTGGACGGCCCGGTCCTCGTAGTGCACATAGAGATAGGGGGTGAGCTCCTCGAGGCCCACCCCGCTGTGCTGGGCGAGCAGCGTGGACAGCTCGGCGACGCCGGCGTGGAACTTGTCCACGTCCGCGTACAGCTCGATGCGGTTGCAGGTGGCGAGCACCGTCGCCTCGGTGGCGGGTTCCGCGGCCAGGGTGTCCTGAAGAAGCTTGATCCGCGCGTCGGTGGGCAGGGATGCCCGCTCCAGCACACTCACGGGTGCGCTGCGGTGGCTCAGCCCTACGACCAGGAGACTCATGCCGGCATCACCGCGGACATGTCACCGTCGGGGCCCTTGCGGTTCGCGGCCTCGGCCTCTTCGCCGGCCTTGCGCTGCTCGTGGAAGGCGAGGATCTGGAGCTCGATCGAGAGATCGACCTTGCGCACGTCCACGCCGTCCGGCACGGACAGCACGGTGGGCGCGAAGTTCAGGATGGAGGTGACACCGGCGGCGATCAGGCGCTCGCACACCTGCTGCGCGGCACCGGCGGGCGTGGAGATGACGCCGATCGAGACCCCGTTGTCACTGATGATCTTCTCGAGCTCGTCCGTGTGCTGCACCGGGATGCCGGCGACGGGCTTTCCGGCCATGGTCGGGTCGGCGTCGATCAGCGCGGCGACACGGAAACCACGGGACGCGAAGCCGCCGTAGTTGGCGAGTGCGGCGCCGAGATTACCGATTCCTACGATCACAACCGGCCAGTCCTGGGTCAGGCCCAGTTCCCGGGAGATCTGGTAGACGAGATACTCGACGTCGTAGCCGACGCCCCGGGTCCCGTACGAGCCCAGGTAGGAGAAGTCCTTGCGCAGCTTCGCGGAGTTGACGCCCGCGGCCGCCGCGAGCTCCTCGGAGGAGACCGTGGGTACGGAACGCTCCGACAGCGCGGTCAGGGCGCGCAGGTACAGCGGAAGCCGGGCGACGGTGGCCTCGGGGATTCCTCGGCTACGGGTCGCCGGTCGGTGATTTCGGCCAGTTGCCACGGTGCTCCTGGGGGATGAGCGAGGCTGCAGGCGGCCGTGTGTCCCAAGACCGCCCCGTCGACAGCAGGCTATGTCTTTGTGAACGCGTGCACAAAGATGGTGTCCGCTTTGTCCGTCCAAAGTGACCGGGGTCACGCGTTTCGGCGGCCGGATCGAGGAACCGCGAACCGATCGTGACCGTTGGGCTACCGAAAGGCGCAAAATCGGACACTCTCCTCTCGCACACGCCCCCGGGACCCGCTTGATTCCGCCTACTGTGCACTGCGCCCACCGCCTGCCGATAGGGCCGCGACGGCGCGCCGTGGACTTCCGTGGACGCTGGACTATCCGGCCAGCGCGCGCCGGAGCCGGGCCGCGTCCACCTTCCAGAAGGTGTGCTGCTCGCCGTCGATGAGCACCACCGGGATCTGCTCCCAGTACGCGCGGTGCAGCTCCTCGTCCTTGTTGATGTCCTTCTCCTCCCAGGGGACGCCCGCCTCGGCACACACCTGCTCGACCACCGCGCGCGCATCGTCACAGAGATGACATCCGGGCTTCCCGACAAGGGTCACCACGTGCTCCCCGGGGTTCTTCTTCGTACGGCGCAGCA
Coding sequences within it:
- a CDS encoding glutamyl-tRNA reductase, with protein sequence MSLLVVGLSHRSAPVSVLERASLPTDARIKLLQDTLAAEPATEATVLATCNRIELYADVDKFHAGVAELSTLLAQHSGVGLEELTPYLYVHYEDRAVHHLFSVACGLDSMVVGEGQILGQIKDALALGQELHTAGRLINDLFQQALRVGKRAHSETGIDRAGQSLVTFGLEQLAAGEPVETWARDRKALVIGAGSMSSLAATTLARLGVRELVVANRTMERAERLAAVLSEGGVSARAVRMSDVPAELALADVAVSCTGATGLVLTAESVAAALAQHMVPGAAVPEDLRAPEGSLVARLAAVAARDGRVAELPGRHDDLAGLPGVPPAAADADAPVSAVEQGAESAATFGAADVAPGIEPAVADAAECPVGPDDSLAQHGAWVDNGSRAPREADRTVIAHGTGPVRLGLLDLAMPRDIDAAVHRLAGVRLVDIESLAEASADAPMAADVDQVRSIVSDEVAAFGAAQRAAHITPTVVALRTMAADVVAGEMARLEGRLTGLDEKQRAEITQTVRRVVDKLLHAPTVRVKQLAGEPGGAGYADALRTLFDLDPETVASVSRADLNDADVKNRGRV
- a CDS encoding redox-sensing transcriptional repressor Rex, yielding MATGRNHRPATRSRGIPEATVARLPLYLRALTALSERSVPTVSSEELAAAAGVNSAKLRKDFSYLGSYGTRGVGYDVEYLVYQISRELGLTQDWPVVIVGIGNLGAALANYGGFASRGFRVAALIDADPTMAGKPVAGIPVQHTDELEKIISDNGVSIGVISTPAGAAQQVCERLIAAGVTSILNFAPTVLSVPDGVDVRKVDLSIELQILAFHEQRKAGEEAEAANRKGPDGDMSAVMPA
- a CDS encoding glutaredoxin family protein, which produces MSPLLRRTKKNPGEHVVTLVGKPGCHLCDDARAVVEQVCAEAGVPWEEKDINKDEELHRAYWEQIPVVLIDGEQHTFWKVDAARLRRALAG